In Cardinium endosymbiont of Dermatophagoides farinae, the sequence ATAGATTCAATGACATAACCTAAATACGATAAATTCGTTAGAATATGTTCATCAGAGCTTATTTGAGAGCTTCAATAGAAGATCAGTTTGCAGATCGAGCAAAAGAAATGCTCGAGCAGTTTGTTCAGGAGAGAGGACACAAAATCGCTAGCTACTACCGAGAAAATATCAGCGGAACAAAACTGGAAAGACCAGAACTGGGACGATTACTAATGGATAGTCACCGAAATGATATTCTACTAGTAGAACAAATAGATCGGCTGACCAGACTTAGTAACAGTGACTGGCTAACACTCAAAAAGCAGATTGAACATCATGAATTGAGAATTGTAAGTCTGGACATCCCAACTTCATGGCAGGTTTTGTCTGACAAAGAACCATCACAAAATGATCCAATAACTCGTGCTGTGATTTCTGCCATCAATAATATGCTCATGGATCTAATGGCCGCAATGTCGTATAAGGATTGGTTGAGCCGTCAGCAACGGCAAAAACAGGGAATCGAAAGAGCACGTCAAGAGGGTAAATATCGTGGAAAACAGGCTGATCATGAGCGTCACCAGAAGGTAATATATTATCGAAGTGTTAAAAAACTAAGCATTCAAGATACCGCACAAGCTACCGGGTACAGCGCTTCGCAGGTATGTCGTATTCAGAAATTGTACTTTGTAAACAATGAAAAAAGCGATGCTAAGCACTTTTAATAAATTGCTGGAAAGTGGGAAAAGTAATGTCTGAAACATGTTGCTAATCAGGTAAATTTATACAATAACCTGGAAGAAAAAGAAGAACATCTTTAGTACAGAAAACAGCCTTAACGTACAATAATTTCCTATATCCAAGGAGACCCCTACTACAAAACTTTGGGATAAAGCAGTAAGTTAGCATCTCATTAATATCCATTTGCTTATACTTATCATCCTTATTCTTAAGCATACCCCATACAGATGCTATTTCATCCTTAGTTATGCTTACCACCCTATTACCTTTGTAGTTTACTAAAAAATCATCTTTAGGTTCGTTTATTTTTTCTATAATACTTTTTAGCGTATTATCCTGTATATATTTTTCGTTACCAAGAAACAAAGCTGCAAATATTTGTAGTAATACCTCAATATAACAAGAATTACGCATCATTTTAATTTCATATTTATTTTCCTCTCCTATAACCTTAGCTTTGCCATCATATGTAATTCCAATACCAAAAAGGCTACCAGCCCCACTAGCACTTCCATGAGATGCTGCTGCATCAGAAGCATTATTGATTGCATCAGAATTTCCAGTTGATTGACTCACTACTGCATCATTAGTATTTTTCGGTATCAATTCCCAAATAGCATGTAAAACTTCGTTGTCTGTAACATTACTATCATTATTGCTTTTTTTAGCTTGTTGCAAGTTGTCCTGAATTTCAATCAATACCTCATCAGTAATACTGTCAATGTAATTTTTCATTGCCTCTTTTTCATCTTTTTTATAAAAATCACTTTCTTTTAGAATTTTTAGAATACGGTTTCTTAGCGTATTATTTCTAGAAATATTTTCAATGCTATTATTACTACTACTGGCGCCAGCTAGATCACTACCACTACTGCCTATGCCACCGCTGCTACCATCACCACTACTGCCTATTCCACCACCACTACCACCCCCTGCTGCACCACTACCACTACCACTATCACTACCACCACCGCTATTGCCTATTTCACCACCACTACCATTGCTACCGCTACTACTAGAACCACCTATACTACTATGCTCATTGATAACCTGCTTGCTAGTATTATTGTTAGGCACTGCTGTAGAAGCAGTCGTCTCCTTTTTTTTAGAAGCAGTCGTCTCCTTTTTTTTAGAAGCAGTCGTCTCCTTTTTTTTATCGGAGTTACCGGGGCAATTGCTATTGCTAAAAAGCATACCAAGAAACCAGACAAAAAGTACAACAAATGGTTTCCTATCATTTAATAGCTTCATTTTTTTAGAGATTTACATGCCGAAGGGTCACTATATCTATTCAAGCGGATGACGTCTACAATTGGGGCAAGACATAGCAGTATTTAACCATTTCGCTATACAGTTTACATGAAAGTAGTGGCCACATGGTAACCAATGTGTAGCCTTTTCAAAACATATGCTGCAAGTACCCTCTTGTGGCACTGTTGGGTTATGCTGGGCTTCAGGTTTCCTTGCCTCCATTTTCGCTAGTATCTGCTCTATTTGTGCCCCACGTGTTGGAATCGACTGCTTCTTATTAAACCCAAACCAAAGCACCAATGCCAGTATAAAAAGATAGCATAAAGCAACCACTAACCTACTTTTAATTTTAAATATCATAGTATTTTAGGTATGATTCGCATAATAATTTAAAACTTGATCACGACGTTCCAAAATAGCATTCAAGTAAGCATTTGTTACAAAGTCTACCTCTTTTTCTTCAATTGCAACGGAAAAAATCTCTTCTAACTGGTTTAAATTCAATTTTTCCAATGCCTCTTTTGTTTCTTTAGGACAGTCTTTTGCACATGGCCAAGCTGTATAACGGCCATCTTGGAGCCAGATTGCATTGTGGTAAACCACATAACGCAATCGTTTCCATTTTTTTATGCTGCTATAGAACTGTTCTGAAAAGAGGGATCCAAACTTGTCCTTTAATGCTTTCGATGGGTTATCTTTGATCTCTACAGCTTGGTTAAAAGGAAAAGGCTTATCCCAATCATTGGTATGTAGCCGGTTACTACGTGCCCTTCGTGTAAAGGGAAGTGCGCCATATTGTGCATGTTGCATATACCTAATGGATTCGTTGTTAATGGCTATAAGCGAAGTTTTTCCTTGATATTTGGTAATCAATAGATTACCAGGACAAACATCACAGTGCCCAAAGACAAAGTAAAAGATTCCAAGATTGGCCAAATCTTCAGGAGCAACTTCTTTTATGGCCTGGCTATAGGCGCCTGGTGCCAATGGATCTATGGGAGTTTCTATAAAAAGTTGTAAAGCACCTTTTGCATAGCCAATGGTACGCATAATAGTAGGGGGAATATATGGGAAACCCAATGTAAGCGCAGCTTGATAGGCTGCTACCTCTGCACAAGCACCCCAAACAGGCTTAAAAACAGCTTTTAAACCATTATCTAGTGTCACCAAAAGGACTGCACTAGAAAAATCTTTTTTCTTGCCTTGACAATCCAATACCGCTCCCATAGGTTCCTTCTTTATGACTTTACCCATTTCCAATAATGCAACTATTTTTTGATGTTGCTGCTGTGTATGGGGAATTACTGCATGATTCGGCATAGCATAAAGATGCAATGCGAACATAGAGCAAACAATACTATGCAATAGGTGCTTGATATAGAACATGAATGTAAAGGCTGGTTAGGATAAAAATTAAAGAAAAAAAATTATTACTACAAACTATATGAGACCTTCTTCAAAACCTATTTGTGATCAGCAGTTTTTAGGAGAAGCGCAGTCGCCAGAATACTAAATGTATTTGAGGAGCATAGACCACAAAATTGCCATTTAGCAATAGGTTTTGCAGAAGGTCTATGGTTTAAATCGTTTCGTTATATTAGCAGATATCCCACAAACTATTCCGGAAGAAATCCACCGGCTTGCCGCTCCCAGAGTTTTGAAAAATGGCCTTTTTTAGCTAAAAGGTTGGATACCGTTCCATCTTCAATAATTGCTCCTTTGTCAAAAACTAAAATCCGATCCATATAATTTAAGGTAGACAAACGGTGCGCAATAACCAAGGTAGTTGCATGCTGCATCACTCTTTTTAAATTATTTTGAATAAATTTTTCTGTAATGGAATCTAACGCAGAAGTAGCTTCATCCATAATTAGAATGGGTGCATTCTTTAAAATGGCACGTGCAATGGCAATACGTTGCCGCTGCCCTCCTGAGAGCTTGATGCCACGTTCTCCAACCATCGTTTGAAATCCTTTTTCTAAATGATCTATAAAGCCCATACAATGGGCCAATCTTGCTGCTTCGACTACTTCTGCTGCTGTTGCATCTAAACGACCATATTGAATATTTTCAAAAATCGTACGGTGAAACAGCATGGGATCCTGCGGAATCATGGCAATTTGCGCATGCAAAGATGCTTGGGTTACCTTTGAAATATCCTGGTTGTCGATTAATATGCTTCCACTGTTCAGGTCATACAAACGCAATATTAAATGGACAAAGGTAGTTTTTCCTGAACCAGAGTACCCCACCAAACCAACCTTTTGTCCTGCTTTAATCTGAACAGAAATTTGGCTAAATAGATGCGCTTTCGGCTTATAATAAAAGGTAGCGCTATCCAAACAAATAGCGCCTCCCCGAACCAGTAAAGGGGTGGCATTAGGGTGATTCTTAATCTCGTGTGGCACACTTAAAAGGGAAAGGGCAGCTTTAGAAACACCCACTTCTTTGGCAATCTGAGTGATATGAAAAGAACTATGCCAGATCAATCCCATTAGGTTAAAAAAGGTCATGGTCACCAGCGAGCAATCCCCTATGGTAATCCAATTGTTATTCCATGCATAAACCAATGTTAAAAATGTAATAATCAGAAAGACAAAAGTAAGCAGGCCTTTAAAAAAGCTAGCTTTTTCAATAGCCCAAGAGGCCTTTTGTGCCTTTTGTATTTCATCAGTCTGGTACCTATTCAGATACTTTAGTTCGTAGGAGGCGCGTGCAAATAAACGTACGGCCAACATACAACTAAGACTATCCACGATCTGGCCATCTAATTCAGAGATAGCCTCTGCATGGATTTTAGCAGTGTGGTTTATATTGCCAATATTTAAAATGGTCAGCCCAACAAAAAAGGCTACAAAAAAAAATAAGATTAGACCAAAAACAACACTTACCTGAAAGACTACCCCCAGTGAAATAGAAAAGGTAAGCATGGTACAGAAAAAATTACCAATTAAAATATCTAAAATGTGTTCACACGCACGGGGCAATTCTGCAATTTTATTGGCCAGTCCACCTGTAAAATGTTCAGAAAAGTAACTATGGGATTGATGTTGTGTATAGGAAAGGATGCTTTCTCGAATATCTTTTCGAAATCTAGGCCAAACATAAATAGATAGCATCCCATACAACCTAATCGAAATTTCCATAAGCAGCCAAGATGTTAACAAACCGATTAAAGGCAAGGCTAGCAAACGAAAGGGGGCATCTATACCCGGTGTAAGGTCTACCAGCCTATTGATGAGTATCTTAACAAAGTAAGGCGATAACGATTCATTCAACGGCCAAAATATTATGGTAAAAAACATAAAACCAAAATCGACTGACTGCCGCTTTACAAAATAAAGGATAAAAGTAAAAAGGGTTCGGGGCAAAGCGTTGATTTCTTTAGGCATTGTAATGAGTTTACGGTTTCCTAACAAAATAAAAGGAATGGTTATATTACCTTTTTTAATAAAAAAATAGGTACAAGATGTGCATACCGCTTAAAATGAATTATCTTATTTTTTAATATGCTATATGTTGCAACAGCGACTAGACCTTCTTCAAAACCTATTTGTGATCAGCAGTTTTTAGGAGAAGCGCAGTCGCCAGAATACTAAATGTATTTGAGGAGCATAGACAAGCTTCGACACCAAAATTGCCATTTAGCAATAGGTTTTACAGAAGGTCTGCTGATATTTTTTTACTTAAGTTAACCTATGTAATACATACTGTTTTTTATTGATTTGATATATTTATGCTAATTGAATATCGTTAAAAACAATTATGGAAGCAAGACAGATGATCCATTCAAAACAAGAAAAAAGTTTCTTGAAGTGCATTACGATTAGCAGATAGCACTTTCCGCAACTTTTTTTATCAGCGCTTGATTTTTAATTACTTTTTAATCCAGCAAAAAGTAAAATCAAAATACTTTTGTACATATACGCTTATTTTAGGCTCAGTTTTTCTGTAATGCTGATCCATTTTGCACCAATTTAATTTATATTTTATAAAAAAATATTGCCTATGCGTTCTTGTAAAGAACAAAAAAAATAATTAAATTTAAAGTCTGTTTGCTAAGATGCCTGTTTTAATACAACCATTCAAAAGTATCTTCCATGATGTCTTTACAAAGGATACTATATGTTGCGAGTGAAATATCTCCTTTTTTGGAGACCTCTCTTGTATCAAATTGTGTACGCAAGCTGCCTGAAGCCATGCAAAGCAAGGAGATTGACGTACGGATTCTGGTGCCTAAATTTGGTACGATTAATGACCGTATGAATAGGCTACATGAGGTGCTACGTCTGTCAGGGTCTATTGTTTCGATAGATGATGTAGATCATTCGATTTCTGTCAAGGTAAGCAC encodes:
- a CDS encoding recombinase family protein, translated to MFIRAYLRASIEDQFADRAKEMLEQFVQERGHKIASYYRENISGTKLERPELGRLLMDSHRNDILLVEQIDRLTRLSNSDWLTLKKQIEHHELRIVSLDIPTSWQVLSDKEPSQNDPITRAVISAINNMLMDLMAAMSYKDWLSRQQRQKQGIERARQEGKYRGKQADHERHQKVIYYRSVKKLSIQDTAQATGYSASQVCRIQKLYFVNNEKSDAKHF
- a CDS encoding RING finger domain-containing protein, coding for MIFKIKSRLVVALCYLFILALVLWFGFNKKQSIPTRGAQIEQILAKMEARKPEAQHNPTVPQEGTCSICFEKATHWLPCGHYFHVNCIAKWLNTAMSCPNCRRHPLE
- a CDS encoding ABC transporter ATP-binding protein, giving the protein MPKEINALPRTLFTFILYFVKRQSVDFGFMFFTIIFWPLNESLSPYFVKILINRLVDLTPGIDAPFRLLALPLIGLLTSWLLMEISIRLYGMLSIYVWPRFRKDIRESILSYTQHQSHSYFSEHFTGGLANKIAELPRACEHILDILIGNFFCTMLTFSISLGVVFQVSVVFGLILFFFVAFFVGLTILNIGNINHTAKIHAEAISELDGQIVDSLSCMLAVRLFARASYELKYLNRYQTDEIQKAQKASWAIEKASFFKGLLTFVFLIITFLTLVYAWNNNWITIGDCSLVTMTFFNLMGLIWHSSFHITQIAKEVGVSKAALSLLSVPHEIKNHPNATPLLVRGGAICLDSATFYYKPKAHLFSQISVQIKAGQKVGLVGYSGSGKTTFVHLILRLYDLNSGSILIDNQDISKVTQASLHAQIAMIPQDPMLFHRTIFENIQYGRLDATAAEVVEAARLAHCMGFIDHLEKGFQTMVGERGIKLSGGQRQRIAIARAILKNAPILIMDEATSALDSITEKFIQNNLKRVMQHATTLVIAHRLSTLNYMDRILVFDKGAIIEDGTVSNLLAKKGHFSKLWERQAGGFLPE